The segment GTGCGCCCCACGGAACCACCCCATTCGCGAATCGTACACAAGTTCGATACCTTGCGCGCGCCACGCTTGGCCCGGATCGATCCCGGGCGCTCGGTGGAGCCGTCGGCACGGGTGGACGCCAGGGTTTCGGGCCCCCGCGCACGCGAGAGGTGGGCCGGCCGCTCGCGCGGGCCCACCCACCTCGGGACTCTGTGGTCCGACTCCGGTCAGATGCCGCCGGTAACCAGGGCACGCCAGGTGTACTTGCCGACGAGACCGTCGTCGTCCAGGCACGTGTCTCCGGAGCAGGTCGTGCTCTGGAACTCCCGGACCGCCGTCTCGGTGGCTCCGCCGTACTGACCGTCGATCTCGACGGACTCTCCGTTGTCGTTCAGCAGTCGCTGGATCGCGGAGACGACAGGACCGCTGTCGCCCGGGCCGACGTGGTTGGTGTCGTCGGGCGGGAAGTAGAGGTCACTGAGCGTCTGCCAGGTGTCGGAGTCCAGGTTCCCGTTCACCTCGACACCGTGGTCCTCCTGGTAGTTCGTCACCCCGCGGGTGAGGTTGGAGTCGAAGGTGTCGTCGATGGCGCTGTCGAAGTATCCGCGGTCGTGCAGCAACTGTTTCGCCGCGTAGACGTCCGCGTCCTCGTCGCCTTCGGTGTAGGTCGGCCACGGGAGCGCCATGATCTCCTGTGCCAGCTCCTGCGGTGGCTGGCTGTCCGGGCCGTCGGCGCTGGCCGTGGTCGCCCCGCCGATCCCGAGTGTGCCCACGAGGCCGGCCGTTGCCATGCCCGCGAGCAGGCGCTTCTTCCAAAGCATTGCGAATCCCCTCTCCACGTACGGTCCGTGACCGACACGCGTGTTTCCGGTGGCGACGCCGGTCAGATTCCGCCCGTGACGAGCGCGCGCCAGGTGTGCTCACCGGTCTTACCGTCCACGTCCAGACACGTCTCGCCATCAGGCGTGCACGTGACCCGCTGGAAGTGCTCGACCGCCGCGATCGCGTCGTCGTACTCGCCCGTACGGTGGACGTCGTAACCGTGTCCCTGCAGCAGGCGTTGGATCGCGTAGACAATCGGGCCCCTCGCCCCCGACTCCACCGCGTTGCCACTGCCTGGCGGGAAGTAGATGTCGCTCAACGTCTGCCAGGTGTCAGCGTCGAGTTCACCGGTCCGCTCCAGGCCGTATCTGTCCTGGAAATTCCTGGTGCCGCGGATCAGGTTGTCGTCGAAGTCATCGTTGATCTTGCTGCCGAAAAAGCCCTGCTCAGTGAGCAGATGCTTCGCCGCGTAGATATTGACGTGCTCGTCTCCCACGGAATACTCCGGCCACGGCTGTTCCATGATCAACGCAGCGAGTTCCGGAGGTGTCTCACTCTCCGGGCCGTCCGCGTAGGTGGCCGTGGCCCCCGCCACACCGAAGGTGCCGAGAAGACCCACGCTGGCGATTCCCGCCACGAGCCGCTTCGTCAACAGCATCCTGGTTTCCCCTCTCCCGGTAGCGCCCGCCGAGGGCGCGACTACCAAGGAAGATGCGGGAGAGCTGCGTCACGTTCACGCGGCCGCGGTCAAGGATTCTTTGCGTCCCACGTCCCCCACCAGCGGGGACGTCGCGACCGGCGAGAGGGAAACCTGGCCACCGGCGGTGTCGAACGGCCGGTGCCCGGATCAGCGCACGGGGTATCCAGCGGCGCGCAGCGCCACCTTGACGTCGTCCACGGTGAAGGCACCGAAATGGAACACGCTCGCGGCGAGCACCGCGTCGGCGCCCGCCGCGATCGCCGGCGGGAAGTGCTCGACCGCGCCGGCGCCGCCGCTGGCGACCAGGGGGACGTCCACCGCGGCGCGCGCCGCGCGTATCAGTTCCAGGTCGAAGCCGGCACGGGTGCCGTCGGCGTCCATGGAGTTCAGCAGGATCTCGCCCGCTCCCAGTTCGGAGGCGCGCGCGACCCACTCAACGGCGTCGATCCCGGTGCCTCGTCGTCCGCCGTGGGTGGTGACCTCGAACCCGCTGGTGGTGCTCCCCGAGCCGCGACGCACATCGGCGGACAGCACCAACACCTGGCGGCCGAACCGTTCGGCGATCTCCGCGACGAGTTCGGGGCGCGCGATCGCGGCGGTGTTCACCCCGACCTTGTCGGCACCGGCACGCAGCAGCCGGTTCACGTCGTCGGCGCTGCGCACTCCACCACCGACGGTGAGGGGGATGAAGACCTGTTCGGCGGTGTCGCGCACCACGTCGAAGGTGGTCTCCCGGTCGGCGCTGGAGGCGGTGACGTCGAGGAAGGTGAGCTCGTCGGCGCCCTCGGCGTCGTAGCGGTGCGCCAGTTCGACCGGGTCGCCGGCGTCGCGCAGGTTGGCGAAGTTGACGCCCTTGACGACGCGTCCGGCGTCGACGTCCAGGCAGGGGATGACGCGGACGGCGAGGGTCACGGCGCGCTCACCGCGGCGAGCGCCTCGGGCAGGGTGAAGGCTCCCTCGTACAGCGCCGTGCCGGTGATGGCACCCTCCACACCGTCGGGCACGAGGGTGGCGATGGCGCGGATGTCTTCGAGACTGGAGATCCCGCCGCTGGCGACCACGGGGCTGTCGGTGCGGGCGCAGACACGGCGCAGGAGGTCGAGGTTGGGGCCCTTGAGTGTCCCGTCCTTGGTGACGTCGGTGACGACGTAGCGGGCACAACCGTCGGACTCGAGGCGGTCGAGGGTCTCCTCCAGGTCGCCGCCGTCGCGGGTCCAGCCACGGGCGGCGAGCGTCGTCCCGCGTACGTCGAGACCGATCGCGATCCGGTCACCGAACTCGCCGATGATCTTGGAGCACCACTCGGGGTCCTCGAGCGCGGCGGTGCCGATGTTGACCCGGGTGCAACCGGTGGCGAGTGCGGCGCGCAGGGACTCGTCGTCGCGGATGCCGCCGGAGAGCTCGACTTTGACGTCGAGGCGACCGACGATGTCGGCGAGGAGTGCGCGGTTGTGGCCGCGTCCGAACGCGGCGTCCAGGTCGACCAGGTGGATCCACTCCGCGCCCTGTTCCTGCCAGCGGGTGGCGGCGGTCAGTGGGTCGCCGTAGCGTCCTCCGGATCCCGCCTCCCCCTGGACGAGCTGGACGGCCTGTCCATCGGCGACGTCCACGGCTGGAAGCAGCTCAAGCTTGGGCATGTGGTGGTTCCTCGGTTCCCTCGTCGTCGTGCCCGATAGTACTGGCTGGTGGGTGGATTGGTGGCCGATCGACCTCAGGTCGGGGCACCCGGTGGTGGTACGTCGGAGAGCGTACGGGTAGTGGCCCGCGGCTTCCTCCGGCGTCGCCGGGTGCCCACCAGGATCAGTTGTCGAGGTTCTCCAGCTCGTCGAGCTCCTGCTGCAGCTCCTCGTCGAGCTCCTCGAGTTCGTCGAGTTCCTGCTGGATCTCCTGGTCGAGCTGGTCCAGCTCGTCGACGGCCGCGTCGGTGGCGGTGAAGAGCGCGCCGAGGAACAACACCCAGGCGAGCCAGAAGAGCAACCAGAACGCGATACCGGAGACGAGAGCGATGATCCCCCAGCGCTTGGCCTTGCGGTTCGCCTCCTGGGCGCCGTGGTAGTCGCCGGCGTTCCAGGCACTGTTCACCCGGCTCGCGTACACGACTGAGGGGATGCCCAGTGGCCAGCAGCACAGCAGGGAGACGATCGCGGGGACCATCCAGTTGCCGGGCGGTCGCTGCGGGCTTGGCGGGGGGCCGGAAGGGGACGCGTGCATGTGCTACCTCAACTTGTGCGGTACGGATACGGGGTCGCCCACCGCGAACCACGGTGCGGTGGGCGCTGCGCATTCTGACACACGGCTCTCACCTGGGCAAAAGCTGTGGAATCCGACCAGAAATCCCTTTTCGTGCGTGACGATGTCGCGATCACCCAGATCACGGGCATGGGAAGCGCACGCCCCAACTGGCGGTGAGTACGGTGGCCGAACGCCGCATTCCCTACCCGCGAGGGTGGTGGGTGCTCGCCGAGGGCGGCGCCCCCGGGATCAGAGCGTGCGCACCCAGTTGCGCAGGAGACGCGCGCCGGCGTCCCCGGACTTCTCCGGGTGGAACTGGGTCGCCCACAGCGGCCCGTTCTCGACGGCGGCGACGAACGGCTCTCCGTGCGTGCTGTAGGTCACGAGTGGCGCGGCCATCGCCGTCCCCGAGGTGTCCAGCTCCCATCGGCGCACCGCGTAGGAGTGCACGAAGTAGTACCGGTCGGTGGGGTCGCTCCCGGCGAACAGCGCCGAGCCCGGCGGGGTGTCCACCGTGTTCCATCCCATGTGGGGAACGACGGGCGCGTCGAGGCGCTCCACCGTCCCGGGCCACTGGGCGCACCCCTCGGTCTC is part of the Spiractinospora alimapuensis genome and harbors:
- the hisF gene encoding imidazole glycerol phosphate synthase subunit HisF; the protein is MTLAVRVIPCLDVDAGRVVKGVNFANLRDAGDPVELAHRYDAEGADELTFLDVTASSADRETTFDVVRDTAEQVFIPLTVGGGVRSADDVNRLLRAGADKVGVNTAAIARPELVAEIAERFGRQVLVLSADVRRGSGSTTSGFEVTTHGGRRGTGIDAVEWVARASELGAGEILLNSMDADGTRAGFDLELIRAARAAVDVPLVASGGAGAVEHFPPAIAAGADAVLAASVFHFGAFTVDDVKVALRAAGYPVR
- a CDS encoding peptidoglycan-binding domain-containing protein, with the protein product MLLTKRLVAGIASVGLLGTFGVAGATATYADGPESETPPELAALIMEQPWPEYSVGDEHVNIYAAKHLLTEQGFFGSKINDDFDDNLIRGTRNFQDRYGLERTGELDADTWQTLSDIYFPPGSGNAVESGARGPIVYAIQRLLQGHGYDVHRTGEYDDAIAAVEHFQRVTCTPDGETCLDVDGKTGEHTWRALVTGGI
- a CDS encoding peptidoglycan-binding domain-containing protein; translated protein: MLWKKRLLAGMATAGLVGTLGIGGATTASADGPDSQPPQELAQEIMALPWPTYTEGDEDADVYAAKQLLHDRGYFDSAIDDTFDSNLTRGVTNYQEDHGVEVNGNLDSDTWQTLSDLYFPPDDTNHVGPGDSGPVVSAIQRLLNDNGESVEIDGQYGGATETAVREFQSTTCSGDTCLDDDGLVGKYTWRALVTGGI
- a CDS encoding CD225/dispanin family protein — translated: MHASPSGPPPSPQRPPGNWMVPAIVSLLCCWPLGIPSVVYASRVNSAWNAGDYHGAQEANRKAKRWGIIALVSGIAFWLLFWLAWVLFLGALFTATDAAVDELDQLDQEIQQELDELEELDEELQQELDELENLDN
- the hisH gene encoding imidazole glycerol phosphate synthase subunit HisH, translating into MSVSVVILDYGSGNLRSAERALERAGASVEVTADPTAAVEADGLVVPGVGAFAACARGLRAVGGDRVIGRRLAGSRPVLGICVGMQILFDRGVEHGVETEGCAQWPGTVERLDAPVVPHMGWNTVDTPPGSALFAGSDPTDRYYFVHSYAVRRWELDTSGTAMAAPLVTYSTHGEPFVAAVENGPLWATQFHPEKSGDAGARLLRNWVRTL
- the priA gene encoding bifunctional 1-(5-phosphoribosyl)-5-((5-phosphoribosylamino)methylideneamino)imidazole-4-carboxamide isomerase/phosphoribosylanthranilate isomerase PriA, whose protein sequence is MPKLELLPAVDVADGQAVQLVQGEAGSGGRYGDPLTAATRWQEQGAEWIHLVDLDAAFGRGHNRALLADIVGRLDVKVELSGGIRDDESLRAALATGCTRVNIGTAALEDPEWCSKIIGEFGDRIAIGLDVRGTTLAARGWTRDGGDLEETLDRLESDGCARYVVTDVTKDGTLKGPNLDLLRRVCARTDSPVVASGGISSLEDIRAIATLVPDGVEGAITGTALYEGAFTLPEALAAVSAP